TGAAAAGGTCTCACACAGAGGGCACAGAGAACACAGAGGAACAGCGGAGAGATTGAAGTTCTCTCCGTGTCCTCCGTGTCCTCTGTGTGATTCCAATCTGTTTCTCGCGAACCAGAACAATGCTCGGAAACGTGGTATCACCCGTGCTGGTGGCCAGTCATAACGGGAGGAGCCATGTCCGCCAATCGGCCCGTGGCCGATAGTTGACCGATGACCGATGTCACTACCGGCTCAGTCGATCAGCCCCAACTCCACCGCCAGGTCCCTCCAGCCGGGATTCGCGCTTTCGATCAGCTCCACTTTCTTCTTGCGCAGCAATCCCTTCAACTGTGTTTCCCGCGCGATTGCGGTTCTCGGATTCTCCACCACCTCGAAGTAGACGAGCCGGTCGATGTCGTACTTCGCCGTGAAGCCAGGCAGAACCTCGTGCTTATGCTCATAGACGCGGCGCGCGAGGTCGCTCGTCACGCCGATGTAGAGCTTCCGGGACAGACTGGCGAGGATGTAGACGTAGTATTGCTTCATGGATTGGTGAGCACGAGGCTGTAGAGGTGCGGAAAGCGGGCGCGAAGAATCGCGGCTGCGGGTTTGCGCGCAATACCCGGCCACGCCTGGAGGTGAGTAGATTCTTCGGTCGCCCCCCAACGATGGT
The Longimicrobium sp. genome window above contains:
- a CDS encoding GIY-YIG nuclease family protein, whose product is MKQYYVYILASLSRKLYIGVTSDLARRVYEHKHEVLPGFTAKYDIDRLVYFEVVENPRTAIARETQLKGLLRKKKVELIESANPGWRDLAVELGLID